A region of the Streptomyces durocortorensis genome:
GTGTAGGCTGCTATCGGTTCGATGGGCAAGGGCGTTGGATCTCCGGGGGGATGGAGCCATAGGGATACAGTGGAAGGCGGTCGGCGAGAGGCGACGCAGCCCGCAGGTGGAGAGTCAGGGGAGTCTGCGTGCGCCTGAAGCGGTGAGCCCCTTCTGGTGGACTGATCCGCAGTGATGCTCGGGGCAAACGGTGGGCAACAATCATCTGCAGATGCGCCGGTTTGGCTAACCGGCGATGGGCGGCTACACTGCCCTCGCTTGCGGCACGGCGACTGTCAGGTGCTGGGCCGATTGAATGCTTCTCGATGGCGCACCATTTGGGGTGCGTGGCGATCCTTGAGCCTGTCGCAAAGGGCGCCTGACCTGTGAGTTTAGGTGGTGTGCGCTATGTGCATCGTGGGCGTTACGGGCGATATCTTGACGCTGAAATGACGCTCTCAGAGGCATCGTGACGCCCGTTCTGATGGGCCTTCAGGCGCGTTGCCCCGCTGATTAGGCGGCCTTCTGACTGCGCGGGTGTGGCAAGGTGCCGGGAATTTCGTGGTGCTGAGCGATTCCACTCAGCCACCTGCGCAGAGCGCCTGTAGGTTCTTCAGGTTCTTCGTCTGATGGTGGTACACGCCTGGCATGGCCCCTGAGCAGCGGAAACGGCTACTATGCGGCCAAGCTGTAGGCGGTTGGTCCGCGTATGGCCCGGATCTTGGTCGGCACGGAGTGCGCCCCTGACCGTCGGCCCGTGGCGGCGGCGAGCTGGCGGGTTGCTTCGGGACCGGTTGGCGCCGCGTCGGCGGGAACAACGGCAAGGTCTGGGACGACAGCCTCCCGCGCAGCGGAACGCTCCCGCGCTGGCGTGGACTCCTGGAGGTCCTTGACCCCCCGACAGCGCGGGCGGAACGCTCCGCGTCGGCGGGGAGGACCTGGAGTGGTGCCTTGGGCACGCGGTGCTCATTTTCAAGCACCGACCCCTCGCGTTTCCGTAGGTCAGAGGCCGTTTTCAGGAACCTTCTATTCCTCCTCCCGGGGCCTGCTCGCCGACGGCCGCCAGCAGGTCTCGCGGGGCTGGTCTCACCGATGGAGGAAGCAATCCTGGCGGATCAAAAGAGGACGGCCACCGCCCTGCAGGACGGCCGATCGATCGCGACGCCGACTGTGGGATCCGGCACGAGAAAAGGAGACCCGCACAGAAGGCAGGGGCGAGCAGCCCGGCACCTCATCCCTGTACGGGCCTCACTGCACTCCTGACGGCTTGCCAGGTGATCTTCGGGCCCCCTCCCCGGCCGCCGGGACCCCTGGCAGGCCCGCAGAAGGGCACACAGCGATCCCCTCCATCGGGCCCACACCGGACACCCCAACCCGCCATCACCGGCCCCGGGCGGCCGGTCGCCCGGCAGCCGGAACCCGGTTCGCGGGAGACCGAACACGAACAGGCCACGAACGCCCGTCAGCCCTCCGGGTTCGGCGGCCAGACCCCCCAGAGCGACCACGCGTCGACCACGGAGCCAAGCTCTTCGGCGAACCGGCCCCTGCCGCCGACAGCCAGCCAGGTAGCCCACTGGCGCACGGCACCCGCCGTCCAGTCAGCGATCTGGAGCTGCGGGTAGTCGCGGCTGTCCGCGAAGGAGATGTGGCTGGCCGCCTGCCGGCTGGCCTTCCCGGGGCGGGCCGGATCGGGGAGCAGATGCACGGTGCTCAGGTTCGTCGAGTGGCGGTCGATGACCTTGGAGTCGTCGTGGACGAGGCGGAAGTCCCCGAGGTCTTCCCGGAATCCGACGGCTATGACGTAGAGCGCCGGAATGGCAGGGTCGAGCGAATCGTCCCTCTCCTCCGGGCTGGTGGCGTCGGCCACGGGACGGCAGTGCTCCAGGAGCTCCAGCCAGTGCGCCAGTTTCTTACTCTGCGCGGCGACCGACTTCCTGTGTTCGGCGATGGAGTCGAACAGGTCGTCGGTGCTGGTCTTCCGCCTCATCCAGCCGACGAACGCCTCCTGCATCTTCCTGTGGGTGATCTCCAAGCCGGAGACGAGACCCGTGAGGTGCAACGCCTCAGCCAGGGCCAGTGCGCCGTTCTCGTAGAGGTTGAGTCCGTCCTGGTGGGCCAGGGGCTCAACGAGGATGTCGACCATCTTGGTGGTGACCATGAACCCTTTGTGTGCGTAGCTGACCCGAACGCTTCCCTCCGGGAGCTGCGCGAACGCCCGCATCAGGGCCTTCCGGCCGCCCGAGGAGCGCACCAGCGAGGTGTACTTTGGCTCCTTCTGGGAGGGCGGTATGTCAGCCTTGATCTCGTCCACGATGGACGCGGCCAGGTCGTCGGGCAGGTGCACTCCGGCCACGCTGAATACGGGCTGGTTCGGGTCGAGGAGGTTCTGCCCGGAGTTCATTGACTCGTCCGCGTAGACGACGGGGAGCGAGGCGATGTGCGCTTCCATTCCTGGAGCGTGCCGGACGCGATCCGGACGGTCTACCGGTTTCGGGTCACTTCCGTGTCCGGATACACCGCTGCCCCCGGCCGGTGGGGGAACCGGACGGGAGCAGAAGCCTCTTCGAGGCTACTCGGAGGTGAGGGCCTGCGTGGGGAAAGTGACGTTCGGAACACTCCCGCGGACGCGGCGGGGACTCCGCTGCACCGCACATTCACCGCGTCTTCCTCGCCGACAAGGGTGTTGGTCATTCTCCTGTGGGGGCCGCCACCCCCGGCCGGATTCGTACGAGATGGGCTCCTGACCTGCGCTTCCCAATTCCGTGGGTATCTGCGTCGGATGCTTGTAACACGGCATCGCCGGTTGGCCAAACCGGTACTTCTCCTGATGATTGTCTGCGTCGGCTGACGGGTGCCGCGGAGGCATAAATCTGGGGACCAAGGCTGGGGACCAGTGCGCCGTGCACGTAGTTGCCTCGCGCTGTCGGTGTTGCAGAAGAGCATGCAAATGATGGAGCGGCGTCCTTAACCGGTTCGACGGAGCGCCGTTCTGGTGTCCGGAAGGGGTAGCGGTATCTCGTGGCTCAGGGCTTCAAGGAGTAGAAGGTGGGGACTTGTGGGTAGCGAGCTGACAATGGCTGATGTTCCGCTCGGGCCGTTCGCGGGCTCGTTGATTACGGTGTATTCGGCCAAGAGCAAGGCGGTCAAACTGCACGGGTCCAGGCAATGCAGACAACTGCGCACGTCCGATGTGATGACTGCCAAAGTCTCCCTGGATGAAGCCGTGCTGAGGCGGTTGTGCACGCGATGCGCCGCGCGGGGAGCCGGCGGTCGGCCGGGTACGGGACTGGGCATGTTCTTGCTGGCTATCGGCGAAACGGGCTTGTTGTGTCATTTGCAGTCGTACAGGGAGCCAGACGAAGACGAGTGCTGGACCGACCATGAGGCACGGGGAGCCGCTGAGCTTCTTCGTGTTCAACAGAGACTCGACGGTCTTGACGGCGAGGACGAGGAGGATGACGCATCGCTACGGAAGGCGCGTGAAGAGGCCGAGAATCTGCGGGGTCTGATCTTCTCGCATTGGTGCGGCGCGCGAGGAAGCCTGCTTGAGGCAGAGGCTCTGCTCACTTACTTTCCCTGGGTGGAAGAGTGGGCGAAGCCCTCGCTAAGGATCAAGGCGCGGTACTTGGAGACCCTTCGAGCACAGGCGGCCCGGTTCGTGGACCGGGAGGAACTTGTCGTGGCTGCTGCTGCCATGGCTCTTCCTATGCCTGAGCTGCCGTGTGCGGATCCGGCTTTTGCGGTGCTCGGCGGCAGCCGGGTGTCCAGTGCGCTCGTGCGCTTGTGGCGCCGATGGCAGAGTACGGCTGCGCGGATCTGGGAGGGACCGGGTGCGCGTGCGTACCTCTCGTGCGAGATCGTCCGAGGTATCCGCAGTAGCCAGAAGGGGCGCGGCGCGGCCCGAGCTGAGGCTGCACGCCTGATTGAGTCTTGGGAGGAACTGGCCAGGGCAGCTGCGGCGCCGTTGGACCGGGTTCCGAAACGTCGGCTGACGGGGCATGTACCGCACGCGTCTGCCGGCACGCCACGTCATGTTGTTACGGACTTCCTGGACGGGCTGGACGAGTGGACGCTCGGTGTGCTGGTCACGTGGGCCGTGCAGCCGGAATGGGGGAGCGGCGTCCTCACGCTGGAAGTTCCTGATCTCGTCGCCGAACGACTGCTTGGCCCGGCGAGCGGGCTTCCGTGCAGCCCAGCAGACTGGACGGCGGATTCGCCCAAGCACGAGGGCCGCACCGGAAGTGAGCCGGGCAGGCTCCGCCCAGGCGTCTTCGATGACACCCCGGTCTTCGACCGATGCCCCGTCACGCTCGATCACATCCGTGCACTGCGCACACTGGCACCCACGGCCGACCCGTTGCACCTCGTCTTCTCAGCGAGCGGGGGAGCGGAAGTGCTGCCTCTCAGCACCCTCGAGAGGCGGCTGACCAAGGGCTGGCTGGACGTCCTCATAGCTGGCGCCAGTGACCTGCCCGCAAGCCTGATCGGTCCGGAGGAGCCGGAGCGCAATCACGATTCCGAAGTGCGTGCCACTCAGCTGCCCGGTCGCGGCCAAGACGTCCACGATCCGCATTTCGGCGAAAGTCTGGGCCTTGCCGAAGGCCGGCACCGAACCCTCCGCCAGACCTACGGAACCGAAGCTCGCCAACTCAATCTTCGCCTGCTCGCCCTCGCGCGCGGCGCGCACGACCTGCGAAGCCTGGACGCCGGACGGCCTAGCGGACTGCCGACAGAGGTATGGCACGGCCTCCTCACAGAGGACCGCCTCAACCTCGCGCCATTCCGCAAACCCGGCAGCAACCGGCGGGGGAGCGGCAGCGCCCTCCCTTTGGGCCCCCTGGCCGCAGTCCAGCTCTACACCACCAACGCCAACCCTCTCATCG
Encoded here:
- a CDS encoding DUF3800 domain-containing protein gives rise to the protein MEAHIASLPVVYADESMNSGQNLLDPNQPVFSVAGVHLPDDLAASIVDEIKADIPPSQKEPKYTSLVRSSGGRKALMRAFAQLPEGSVRVSYAHKGFMVTTKMVDILVEPLAHQDGLNLYENGALALAEALHLTGLVSGLEITHRKMQEAFVGWMRRKTSTDDLFDSIAEHRKSVAAQSKKLAHWLELLEHCRPVADATSPEERDDSLDPAIPALYVIAVGFREDLGDFRLVHDDSKVIDRHSTNLSTVHLLPDPARPGKASRQAASHISFADSRDYPQLQIADWTAGAVRQWATWLAVGGRGRFAEELGSVVDAWSLWGVWPPNPEG